The following coding sequences lie in one bacterium genomic window:
- the mraY gene encoding phospho-N-acetylmuramoyl-pentapeptide-transferase (First step of the lipid cycle reactions in the biosynthesis of the cell wall peptidoglycan): protein VVALITKQELLLFLIGGVFVMEILSVVIQIISYKIWRKRIFKMAPIHHHFEKLGWQESQIIVRFWIIGIILALLSLSTLKLR, encoded by the coding sequence CGTAGTAGCCTTAATAACTAAACAGGAATTATTACTTTTTCTTATTGGCGGTGTTTTTGTTATGGAAATACTGTCGGTAGTAATTCAGATTATATCCTATAAAATCTGGCGTAAAAGAATTTTTAAAATGGCGCCTATACATCATCATTTTGAAAAATTGGGATGGCAGGAATCTCAGATTATTGTTCGGTTTTGGATTATAGGGATAATACTTGCGTTGTTGAGTTTGAGCACGCTTAAATTGAGATGA
- the murD gene encoding UDP-N-acetylmuramoyl-L-alanine--D-glutamate ligase codes for MIDLKDKEVCVLGLGVSGFAACKLLLAQKINVKISEINDNPNTKDKLKILQDKGVKSEIGKHSEEFILSCDLIVVSPGVKFDLPILKKARQNKIPVISEVELAYQFCPSKIIAVTGTNGKTTTVKLISHLLKEKFNVYEGGNLDIPFEVPFSSFVEKLYGEDIVVLEVSSFQLENILYFKPFVSIMLNIATDHLNVHKDMNDYLSSKAKIFSNQKTGDFTVINASDSYLLKMKDIIHSNLCYFSLNKKVPEGAYINRDEIMFCKDEEIEVICKKDVFPLLGEHNLENCLAAVVAAKILGLNKFEIEKGLRSFQNIEHRLEEVGEIKGVEFINDSKSTNVACLEKALLTLKAPLFLILGGIDKGNDYSQIETLIKSKVKSIFAIGKSKEKIAEVFKNIVDVVINETLEKAVECALKNAKSGEKILFSPACASFDMFKDYKDRGKQFKKIFSRLKKEYE; via the coding sequence ATGATTGATTTAAAAGATAAAGAAGTTTGCGTTCTGGGGTTGGGAGTCAGCGGTTTTGCTGCGTGTAAGCTTTTACTTGCGCAAAAAATCAATGTGAAAATATCGGAAATCAATGATAATCCAAATACAAAAGACAAGCTGAAAATACTACAAGATAAGGGGGTTAAGTCCGAAATCGGCAAACACTCAGAGGAATTTATTTTATCTTGTGACTTAATTGTAGTTTCACCAGGTGTTAAGTTTGACCTGCCTATTTTAAAAAAGGCAAGGCAAAATAAAATACCCGTAATAAGTGAAGTCGAACTTGCTTATCAGTTTTGCCCTTCCAAAATTATTGCGGTTACGGGGACAAACGGTAAAACTACTACCGTAAAACTTATCTCTCATTTGTTAAAGGAAAAGTTCAATGTATATGAAGGCGGCAATTTAGATATCCCTTTTGAAGTCCCATTTTCTTCCTTTGTTGAAAAACTTTACGGCGAAGATATAGTCGTTTTGGAAGTAAGCAGTTTCCAGCTTGAAAACATTTTATATTTTAAACCGTTTGTTTCTATAATGCTTAATATTGCTACCGACCATCTTAATGTTCATAAAGATATGAATGATTATTTGTCTTCCAAAGCTAAAATTTTTTCCAACCAGAAAACAGGAGATTTTACGGTTATCAATGCCTCTGACTCATATCTTTTAAAGATGAAAGATATAATACATTCTAATCTTTGCTATTTCTCTTTAAATAAAAAGGTTCCTGAAGGGGCGTATATAAATAGGGACGAAATAATGTTTTGCAAAGACGAAGAAATAGAAGTGATTTGTAAAAAGGATGTTTTCCCTTTACTGGGAGAACATAACTTGGAGAATTGTCTTGCTGCTGTAGTTGCCGCAAAAATTTTAGGATTGAATAAGTTCGAAATAGAAAAAGGGTTAAGAAGTTTTCAAAACATAGAACACCGATTGGAAGAAGTGGGAGAAATAAAAGGCGTTGAATTCATTAACGATTCCAAATCTACGAATGTCGCATGCTTAGAAAAAGCGCTTCTTACACTTAAAGCGCCTTTGTTTCTCATCTTGGGTGGCATAGACAAGGGCAACGATTATTCTCAAATAGAAACACTTATAAAAAGTAAAGTGAAATCAATTTTTGCAATTGGTAAAAGTAAAGAAAAAATTGCAGAAGTTTTTAAAAATATTGTTGATGTTGTCATCAATGAAACATTGGAAAAAGCAGTAGAATGCGCGTTAAAAAATGCCAAGTCTGGCGAAAAAATTCTCTTTTCCCCAGCCTGCGCTTCTTTTGATATGTTTAAGGATTATAAAGATAGAGGCAAACAGTTTAAGAAAATTTTTTCAAGATTGAAAAAGGAATATGAATAA